The Microterricola viridarii nucleotide sequence CACCAGACGCTGCACGCGACCGGCTCCCCCATCGGGCTGGCCACGGTCTACCGGGCGCTGTCCGACCTGGCCGGCGAGGGCGAGGCCGACATGCTGCAGTCCCCGGAGGGCGAGAGCATCTACCGCGCCTGCAGCAGCACCGGCCACCACCACCACCTGATCTGCCGCAAGTGCGGCCTGACGGTCGAGATCGCCGCGGATGCCGTCGAGACCTGGGCCCAGGCGATGGCGGCGGAGCACGGCTTCACCCAGCCGGCGCACGTCGTGGACGTCTTCGGCTTCTGCGCCAACTGCACGCGCGAGCTCGCCGACCGCGCCTAGCCCGCGGCTCCCCTGCAGCGGGCCACGCCGCCCGGTTTGCGCGACACGCCCGAGCCACGTAGACTTTCCCCTTGGCCGGGTGAACCTAACACCCGGTTTCGCACGACTACTCCCCCACCTTCGTGAAGATGTTGGGAGGACCCGTGCCGACAAGGGATCTTGGGAGAGGCAATTCGTCTCTCGGTATTGGAGGAAACCATGGCAGCAACCTGCCAGGTGACCGGAGCTGTTCCCGGCTTCGGACACAACATTTCGCACTCGCACCGTCGTACGAAGCGCCGCTTCGACCCGAACGTGCAGAAGAAGACCTACTACGTGCCGTCGCTTCGCCGCAACGTCACGCTGCAGCTGTCGGCCAAGGGCATCAAGGTCATTGACGCTCGCGGCATTGAGTCCGTCGTCAAGGACATCCTTGCTCGTGGGGAGAAGATCTAGTGGCAAAGCAGCAGGACGTTCGTCCGATCATCAAGCTTCGTTCGACCGCAGGCACGGGTTACACCTACGTCACGCGCAAGAACCGTCGCAACAACCCCGACCGCCTCGTGCTGAAGAAGTACGACCCTGTAGTGCGCAAGCACGTCGACTTCCGTGAGGAGCGCTAAAAATGGCTAAGAAGAGCAAGATTGCCCGCAACGAGCAGCGCAAGGTGATCGTTGAGCGCTACGCCGCTAAGCGTCTCGAGCTGAAAAAGGCCCTCGTCGACCCGAACGGCACCGACGAGTCCCGCGAGGCCGCACGCGTCGGCCTGCAGAAGCTCCCCCGCAACGCATCGCCGATCCGTGTTCGCTCGCGCGACGCGATCGACGGCCGCCCCCGCGGTGTCCTCACCAAGTTCGGTGTCAGCCGTGTTCGCTTCCGCGACATGGCCCACCGCGGTGAGCTCCCGGGCATCACCAAGTCCAGCTGGTAAGTACCAGTCGGGCCGGTAACGGTTTGAGAAGGGCGTCGACTTCGGTCGGCGCCCTTCTTCTTTTGTGCCCGCACTCTCTGGCCGCGCTCTCGCCCGAAAACTGCGGCCGGATGCCGCAAAATGCCCTTTTCGCTCCGCCGAGGGCGAACACGCCGTAAATATGTGCCAAAAGGCGTCGAAATCCGCGTGAATCCGCGGATCTCTGTTACGTTCAAAGCGGTCAACCGACCACGGGGAGCGGCTTTTCGAGCCGTACGCCCCCAGATTCGATTAGCTGTTTCTGACAGATAACGGTCCGAGGAGGACACTCAATGGCTGACAAGTCGCTTAACAAGACCGAGCTCGTCGCGAAGATCGCCGCTTCGACCAACCAGAGCCAGGCAACTGTCGACGCCGTTCTCGGCGGCCTGTTCGACGAGCTCGCCTCGGCCGTCAGCGCCGGCGTCAAGGTTTCGATCCCGGGCTGGCTCGCCGTCGAGCGCACCCACCGTGCAGCTCGCACCGGCCGCAACCCGCAGACCGGCGCCACCATCGAGATCGCCGCTGGCTACTCCGTCAAGGTCAGCGCCGGCAGCAAGCTGAAGGCTGCAGCCAAGGCGTAAGTCTCGACTCAACGCGTTCGCAGGGGATCTCGCCAGATGGCGGGATCCCCTGCGCCGTTAAAGCCCTCAGTCTGCAGAGCGTAGGCTGGTGGGGTGCTTCGCCTGACCCGTGTTCTCGGCCCAGCCGTGCTTCTGATGCTCGCGCTCGCGGCCCTCGTCGCCGGCCTCACCTTTGGCGGCGGCGCCGCCCCCCAACTGCTGCAGGATCCGGGCGCCGTCGTGCGCTGGGGCCTGCCCATCAGCAAGCTGCTGGTGAACCTCGGCGCGGCCGGCATGATCGGTGCGCTGGTGCTCGCCTGCTACGCCTTCAGCCCGAAGAAGCCCGAGTTCAACGCCGCCCTTGATGTGGCCGCGGCATCCGCGGCCCTGTTCACCGTGGCGTCGGCCGTCACCGGCTTCTTCACCTACCTCTCGGTGACCGGCGCGAGCTTCTCCCCCGACAGCCAGTTCGGCGCCTCACTCAGCCAGTTCCTGACCCAGATCGAGCTCGGACAGTCCTGGCTGATCACGACGCTCGTCGGCGCCGCCGTCACCGTGCTCTGCTTCGCCGTGCGCAACCACACGCTGCTCGTCTTCGTCACCGTGCTGGCCGTCGCCGGACTCGTGCCGATGGCCCAGCAGGGGCACGCGGCGGGCGCCTCCGGCCACAATGCCGCCGTCACCGGCCTGGGGCTGCACCTCGTCTCGGCTGCTGTCTGGCTCGGCGGGCTCATCACCATCGTGCTGCTGCGCAAGCAGCTGGACGGGCGCCGGCTGATCACCGTGCTGGCGCGCTACTCGACGATCGCGCTGCTCTGCTTCATCGTGTTGGCGATCTCCGGCGTCGTCAGCGCCTGGCTGCGCCTGGGCGACGTCGAGGCGCTGCTGACCGGCTATGGCGTGCTCGTGCTCGTCAAGGTCGCGGCCCTGCTGATCCTCGGCGTGTTCGGCGTCGTGCAGCGACAGTTCTTCATCGGGCGGATGCAGCGCGCCGCCGACTCGGTCGCGGCGGGCTCAGCGGCCGCCGTTGCCGCGGCATCCGCCGGCGCACGCTGGTTCTGGGCCTTCGTCATCGCCGAGCTCGCCTTCATGGGCGTCGCCTCCGGCGTCGCCGTGGCCCTGGGCAGCACCGCCCCGCCCGTCTCCGAGGCCCTCGCCAGCACCCGCTCGGCGGCCGAGCTGCTCACCGGCGAGCCGCTGCCGCCCGAGCTCACCTTCGCCCGCTACTTCACCGAGTGGAACGTCGACCTGATCTGGCTGCTGGCCTGCGTCTTCGGCATCTTCTTCTACCTGGCCGGCGTCTGGCGCCTGCGCGAGCGCGGCGACAAGTGGCCGATCTACCGCACCGTGCTCTGGATCTCCGGCCTGGTGGCGCTGTTCTACGTCACCAGCGGCGGCGTCGCCGTGTACGGCAAGTACCTCTTCAGCACGCACATGCTGGCACACATGGCGCTGACCATGGCGATCCCGGTCTTGCTGGTGCCCGGTGCGCCGGTGACGCTCGCCATGCGCGCCATCCGCCCGCGCAAGGACGGCAGCCGGGGCCCGCGCGAGTGGATCCTGCTCGCCGTGCACTCCAAGTTCGCCATGGTCATCGCCAACCCGATCGTGGCCGCCGTGCTGTTCGTCAGCTCGCTCTGGGTGTTCTACTTCAGCCCGCTGTTCAGCTGGGCCACGAGCGACCACATCGGCCACCAGTGGATGACGGTGCACTTCCTCATCACGGGCTACCTGTTCGTGCAGTCGCTGATCGGCATCGACCCGGTGCCGTACCGCCTCCCCTACCCGTTCCGCCTGCTGCTGCTGCTCGGCACGATGGCGTTCCACGCCTTCTTCGGCCTGGCGATCATGACGGGCACGGGCCTGCTGCTGGCCGACTGGTACGGCGCGATGGGCCGCGACTGGGGTCTCAGCGCCATCGCCGACCAACAGATGGGCGGCGGCATCGCCTGGAGCGTCGGCGAGATCCCGACGCTGGCGCTGGCGATCGCCGTGGCGATCCAGTGGAGCCGCTCGGATGCCAAGGAGACCAAGCGCAGCGATCGCAACGCGGAGCGCACGAACGACGCCGAGCTGAACGCGTACAACGAGAACCTCGCCCGGATCGCCCAGCGCGACGACGCCAGGCGCTAGGCGGGTCGACCCAGCGGTCCCCCCTCCCCCGGTTCCACGGCTTTGGCCGTATTGAATCGTTCCAAAGTGCAGGAATCGTCCAGTTTTGGCGCCGCCCTCCGCAAAAACTGCACTCTCGGGGCGTTGGCTTCGGTCGCTGGCGCTCCCTCGAGCCAACGGGAGGCGGCAGCGCCCGCTTGACGCGGCCGCGCCGCGCCCACGTCGGCTGGAGGGCGCCGCGCCGCGACGAAGGAGCAGCGCAGCGCCCGAAGCCCGGGAGCCAACGGGAGACGGCAGCACCCAAAGCCCGGGAGCCACGGGGGAGTGGCCGGGGTGCGGGCCAGGCGCTGAGGCCGGCAGAGCGGCGCCCCAGTGCCCCCGTGGTGCCGCGACTAGTGCAGCTTGATGTCGAGGCTGCCGCTGGGTGTGATCGTCACGGAGAGCGCCATGGAGAAGGGCTCGTCCTGGTCGAGCATCTCCACGTCGCCGTCGAAGAGCGACTGCACCTCGACCTGCACGTGGGCGACGGCGGGGGTCTGCGGCATCTCGAAGGCGCTCTCGCCCGGCGTGAGCGTCACGGCCGGGTACTCGATGATGCTCCACGTGGGCCCGCTGATGACGCGGTCATCGATGTTCACACCGAACGGGCAGCCGGTCGGCTGCAGCACCGTCTGCGTGGCGCAGGACTCGTCGAGCCACTTGTTGAGCTCCTCCTGCACGTCGTTCACGAAGTCGGCCGTTGGCTGCACGTCGACGGTCGCCTCGGTCACGTCGCTCGTGGTGACGGGCAGGGTGATGGGGGCGGCCGCGAGCAGCCGGGAGTCCTTGCCGAGCTCGTAGGTGGAGGGGGAGAAGGCCAGGTAAGAGGCTGAGTTTGAGAACGTGGGCTCCGCATCGGCGTCGTGGTGCGCGCGGGTGTCGAGGGTGAGCCCGTTGATCGAGAACTCGGCGTCGTGCAGCACGGTCACGGTCAGCACGGCGAGGGGGCTGGAGGCGAAGCGCCAGTCGTTGAACACGCCGAAGTTGGTTCCGGTGCGCTCGACCTCGAAGACGCTCTGTGCCTTCTGGCCGGCCAGCGTGTATTCGACGCTCACGCGGTGCACGCCGTTCTTGCCCCGCTCGTCGCCGATCACCCGGACGTCCTGGGGTGCGCGCAGCACGGTGTCGCGCAGCAGCGTGCGGGGGAGCGTGGTCGGCAGGCCGGCGGCGGCGAGCTCGGTGGCCTGCGGTTCGACGCCGGGGAAGCTCAGCGCCGCCTCGGCATCGCCGGCGGCCAGCGCGCCGAGGTATTGCTGCACGAAGCCGGACGGGCTGTACAACTGCTGGTTGAGGGCGCCGACGCCGGCCGTTGCGGCCAGCAGCAGGAGGCCGAGCAGCCCGGCCCAGAGGGCGCCGATGCGCAGCAATGTTCCGGGGGTGGCCGGCTTCCGCTGCGGCGGAGGAGCCCACATGACCGTCGCGCCGGTGTCGGTGTCGATCGTCACCCCGTGGGTGAGTGGCGCGCCGGCGGCGTGTGCGCCCGGGCGGCCGATGCCGAGATCGCGGTCGGGGATCACCTGAACCGGGACGGTGATGCCGAAGGGGCTGGTGGCGGGCAGGCTCGTCGGAGCGGCGGACGGCTCGCGCCCGCTCTCGTCCCCCTGCCCCGTGCTCACACGCCCAGTCTATTGAGCCTGCGGCTGTGCGGAGACTGTGCAGCACCGAGGCGGGAAGCCAGTGAATCTCAGGGTGGAGCGGATACAGTTGAATGCTGCATCCGCAGCCAGAATTTCGTCAGGAAGGCGCACCGTGTCGCTTGCGTTGTCGCCAGAACAAGCCGCCATCTTCGAGGCGATCGAAGGCACGCGCGACAACGTCTTCGTCACCGGCCGGGCCGGAACGGGAAAGTCGACGCTGCTGAACCACGTCAACTGGAACACCGAGAAGCAGATCGCGATCGCCGCGCCGACCGGGGTTGCAGCGCTGAACGTCGGCGGCCAGACGATCCACTCGCTGTTCCGGCTGCCGATCGGCATCATTGCCGACCACGAGATCGACCAGAACGACCAGACCAAGAAGCTCCTCAACAGCATCGACACCCTCGTCATCGACGAAGTCAGCATGGTCAGCGCCGATCTGATGGATGCCATCGACCGCAGCCTCCGGCAGGCGCGGGTGAAGCCGTTCACCCCGTTCGGCGGGGTGCAGCTCGTGCTCTTCGGCGACCCGCACCAGCTCTCCCCGGTGCCGGGCGACCCGGAGGAGCGGGCCTACTACGCCGACCACTACCGCTCGATGTGGTTCTTCGACGCGAAGGTGTGGCAGGAGGCTGGGCTGCGCATCTTCGAGCTCACCGAGATCCACCGGCAGAGCGACAGCGCCTTCAAGGGCATGCTGAACGCCGTGCGCCACGGCCGGGTCACCGCCGAGATCGCGGGCGCCCTGAACGGGATGGGTGCCAGGCGCCCGCTGCCGGAGGAGGGGGCCATCACGCTGGCCACCCGCAACGACGCCGTCAACCGCATCAACGCCAGCGCGCTGGCCA carries:
- a CDS encoding Fur family transcriptional regulator, coding for MVRRNTWQREAVREALALTDGFISAQSLHQTLHATGSPIGLATVYRALSDLAGEGEADMLQSPEGESIYRACSSTGHHHHLICRKCGLTVEIAADAVETWAQAMAAEHGFTQPAHVVDVFGFCANCTRELADRA
- the rpmB gene encoding 50S ribosomal protein L28 — translated: MAATCQVTGAVPGFGHNISHSHRRTKRRFDPNVQKKTYYVPSLRRNVTLQLSAKGIKVIDARGIESVVKDILARGEKI
- the rpmG gene encoding 50S ribosomal protein L33, with product MAKQQDVRPIIKLRSTAGTGYTYVTRKNRRNNPDRLVLKKYDPVVRKHVDFREER
- the rpsN gene encoding 30S ribosomal protein S14, with translation MAKKSKIARNEQRKVIVERYAAKRLELKKALVDPNGTDESREAARVGLQKLPRNASPIRVRSRDAIDGRPRGVLTKFGVSRVRFRDMAHRGELPGITKSSW
- a CDS encoding HU family DNA-binding protein, giving the protein MADKSLNKTELVAKIAASTNQSQATVDAVLGGLFDELASAVSAGVKVSIPGWLAVERTHRAARTGRNPQTGATIEIAAGYSVKVSAGSKLKAAAKA
- a CDS encoding cytochrome c oxidase assembly protein, with translation MLALAALVAGLTFGGGAAPQLLQDPGAVVRWGLPISKLLVNLGAAGMIGALVLACYAFSPKKPEFNAALDVAAASAALFTVASAVTGFFTYLSVTGASFSPDSQFGASLSQFLTQIELGQSWLITTLVGAAVTVLCFAVRNHTLLVFVTVLAVAGLVPMAQQGHAAGASGHNAAVTGLGLHLVSAAVWLGGLITIVLLRKQLDGRRLITVLARYSTIALLCFIVLAISGVVSAWLRLGDVEALLTGYGVLVLVKVAALLILGVFGVVQRQFFIGRMQRAADSVAAGSAAAVAAASAGARWFWAFVIAELAFMGVASGVAVALGSTAPPVSEALASTRSAAELLTGEPLPPELTFARYFTEWNVDLIWLLACVFGIFFYLAGVWRLRERGDKWPIYRTVLWISGLVALFYVTSGGVAVYGKYLFSTHMLAHMALTMAIPVLLVPGAPVTLAMRAIRPRKDGSRGPREWILLAVHSKFAMVIANPIVAAVLFVSSLWVFYFSPLFSWATSDHIGHQWMTVHFLITGYLFVQSLIGIDPVPYRLPYPFRLLLLLGTMAFHAFFGLAIMTGTGLLLADWYGAMGRDWGLSAIADQQMGGGIAWSVGEIPTLALAIAVAIQWSRSDAKETKRSDRNAERTNDAELNAYNENLARIAQRDDARR
- a CDS encoding ATP-dependent DNA helicase, with translation MSLALSPEQAAIFEAIEGTRDNVFVTGRAGTGKSTLLNHVNWNTEKQIAIAAPTGVAALNVGGQTIHSLFRLPIGIIADHEIDQNDQTKKLLNSIDTLVIDEVSMVSADLMDAIDRSLRQARVKPFTPFGGVQLVLFGDPHQLSPVPGDPEERAYYADHYRSMWFFDAKVWQEAGLRIFELTEIHRQSDSAFKGMLNAVRHGRVTAEIAGALNGMGARRPLPEEGAITLATRNDAVNRINASALAKLPGKSRMAEADIMGDFGGRAYPADAKLELKLGAQVMFLRNDSAIDGGPRWVNGTIGTVVELSDTVVVDIDGEQHEVEPASWEKFKYSYNPVTKKLVKDVVAEFSQFPLRLAWAVTIHKSQGASYDKAIVDLGARVFSPGQTYVALSRLTSLEGLYLTRPLRPSDIIVDENVRRFMSEAERERPVTARGR